A single Vanacampus margaritifer isolate UIUO_Vmar chromosome 14, RoL_Vmar_1.0, whole genome shotgun sequence DNA region contains:
- the LOC144034161 gene encoding uncharacterized protein LOC144034161 isoform X1, translating into MSNVTEKCREYRVKMFAITKVKYKEELCGAQEENERLRQLMDTFCKQPRVVLNRADVSEKYLCPERQEPEFPGVKEEEDFEPLQVKEEDQPQPPNIQKEERLPPYIKTEEHFTELPVTGVNLKSEDECQYEENKGAESPSSSSKQQTTTKDDEDHCGGSQADSLLARMSDGEDASHSPQTDDYEQSDGDVTCHTDSKRWKCSQCEKTFGYQYLLRRHMISHTGENPFACSVCGQKFAHSAQLKIHTRTHTGEKPFACSVCGQHFTRKGSLKRHTKTHTGEKPFACSVCGKKFAHKGYLKIHTKTHTVEKPFTCSFCGQKFARKETLKRHTKTHKGEKPFACSVCGKNFAVNESLKIHTRTHTGEKPFACSVCGKQFADKGYLKYHTKTHNGEKPFACSVCGQNFAHKVILKMHTRTHTGEKPFACSVCGKQFVHKGYLKYHTRTHTGEKPFACSVCGQNFAQKGSLKRHTRTHTGEKPFACSVCGKKFAVNESLKIHTKTHTGEKPFACSVCGKQFVHKGHLKDHTRTHTGEKPFACSVCGQNFADKGSLKRHTRTHTGEKPFACSVCGKKFAVNESLKRHTRTHTGEKPFTCAVCCQKFAQREHLKMHIRTHTGEMPFTCSVCCQRFPCEAKAKTHKCAGENSRDE; encoded by the coding sequence acgtcagtgaaaaatatctttgtcctgagcggcAGGAGCCAGAATTCCCTggcgtgaaagaggaggaggactttgagcctcttcaagttaaagaagaggacCAGCCACAGCCTCCCAACATACAAAAAGAGGAGCGGCTGCCACCATACATTAAAACGGaggagcatttcacagagttgcccgtgactggtgtcaatttgaagagtgaagatgaatgtcaatatgaagagaacaaaggggcggagtctccaagcagcagctcaaaacaacaaacaacaacaaaagatgacGAGGACCACtgtggaggatcacaagcagacagccTGTTAGCTCGAATGTCAGATGGTGAAGACGCGTCACACTCTCCTCAAACCGATGACTATGAACAGTCTgacggtgatgtgacatgtcacactgacagcaaacgttggaaatgttctcagtgtgaaAAAACTTTTGGCTACCAGTATCTATTGAGAAGACATATGATCAGCCACACTGGAGAAAacccttttgcctgctcagtttgtggtcaaaaatttgctCATAGTGCAcagttaaaaatacacacaagaacccacactggagagaagccttttgcctgctcagtttgtggtcaacatTTTACTcggaagggaagcttaaaaaggcacacaaaaacccacactggagagaagccttttgcctgctcagtttgtggtaaaaaatttgctcacaagggatatttaaaaatacacacaaaaacccacactgtagagaagccttttacctgttcattttgtggtcaaaaatttgctCGGAAGGAAACcttaaaaaggcacacaaaaacccacaagggagagaagccttttgcctgctcagtttgtggcaaaaattttgctgtgaatgaaagcttaaaaatacacacgagaacacacactggagagaagccttttgcctgctcagtttgtggtaaacaaTTTGCTGACAAGGGATATTTAAAATACCACACAAAAACCCACaatggagagaagccttttgcctgctcagtttgtggtcaaaattttgctcacaaggtaatcttaaaaatgcacacaagaacccacactggagagaagccttttgcctgctcagtttgtggtaaacaaTTTGTTCACAAGGGATATTTAAAATaccacacaagaacacacactggagaaaagccttttgcctgctcagtttgtggtcaaaattttgctcagaagggaagcttaaaaaggcacacaagaacccacactggagagaagccttttgcctgctcagtttgtggcaaaaaatttgctgtgaatgaaagcttaaaaatacacacaaaaacccacactggagagaagccttttgcctgctcagtttgtggtaaacaaTTTGTTCATAAGGGGCATTTAAAAGaccacacaagaacacacactggagaaaagccttttgcctgctcagtttgtggtcaaaattttgctgacaagggaagcttaaaaaggcacacaagaacccacactggagagaagccttttgcctgctcagtttgtggcaaaaaatttgctgtgaatgaaagcttaaaaagacacacaagaacccacactggtgagaaaccttttaccTGTGCCGTTTGTTGTCAAAAATTTGCTCAGAGGGAACACTTAAAAATGCAcataagaacccacactggagagatgccttttacctgctcagtttgttgtcaaagattcccatGTGAGGCTAAAGCTAAGACGCAcaagtgtgctggtgagaatagcagAGATGAATGA
- the LOC144034161 gene encoding phosphatidylinositol 4,5-bisphosphate 5-phosphatase A-like isoform X5 — protein sequence MSVFGHPVCFLNCHLPAHMRNLEQRMEDFESILQQQQFEGGAATGVLDHDVVFWFGDLNFRIEDYDIHVVKCAIDSNKLPLLWERDQLNMAKSTESILEGFLEGPLKFPPTYKFDVGTHTYDTSAKKRKPAWTDRILWRLRRTGSPVPTHNAALQRGLTSWLGGATKVTQHTYESHMGFTVSDHKPVSAMFSLHFPFRVDMPLVELQANKEWFKVSDATVKFTFVSNYHRSSWDWVAIYKVGFRHHKDYQAYVWAKAEHSGQVSFSEEDFAREDCEYILGFYSHNMNSIVGLSTNIQPVSAPFGQLRDKLGRRQHPRPAGSELPQPESQTH from the exons ATGAGCGTGTTTGGACACCCCGTGTGCTTCCTCAACTGTCATCTACCCGCTCACATGAGGAACCTGGAGCAGAGGATGGAGGACTTTGAGAGCatcctgcagcagcagcagtttgAAGGCGGGGCTGCCACCGGCGTGCTGGATCACGA cGTCGTGTTTTGGTTCGGCGATTTAAATTTCCGAATTGAGGACTATGACATCCATGTGGTGAAGTGTGCGATTGACAGCAATAAGCTTCCTCTACTGTGGGAGCGAGATCAG CTCAACATGGCTAAAAGCACAGAATCCATCCTGGAAGGCTTCTTGGAGGGTCCACTGAAATTCCCGCCTACATATAAGTTTGATGTGGGCACACACACCTATGACACAAG CGCTAAAAAGAGGAAGCCTGCGTGGACCGATCGTATCCTCTGGCGCCTCCGCCGCACCGGCTCCCCCGTTCCTACCCACAATGCAGCACTTCAGAGGGGTCTGACCTCCTGGCTGGGTGGTGCCACCAAAGTGACGCAGCACACTTATGAGAGCCACATGGGATTCACCGTCAGTGATCACAAGCCTGTGTCGGCCATGTTTTCCCTGCAT TTCCCATTCCGGGTGGACATGCCTCTGGTGGAGTTGCAGGCCAACAAAGAATGGTTCAAAGTCTCCGATGCCACAGTTAAGTTCACATTTGTGTCCAATTATCATCGCAGCTCATGGGACTGGGTAGCAATATACAAG GTTGGATTCAGACACCACAAAGATTACCAAGCGTATGTGTGGGCCAAGGCGGAACATTCAGGGCAG GTGTCTTTTTCAGAGGAGGACTTTGCAAGAGAGGATTGTGAATACATCCTTGGCTTCTACAGTCATAATATGAACAGCATTGTTGGATTGTCAACAAACATCCAG CCCGTCAGCGCACCGTTCGGACAGCTCCGAGATAAGCTCGGAAGACGACAGCACCCTCGTCCTGCTGGCTCCGAACTCCCGCAGCCCGAGTCCCAAACCCATTAA
- the LOC144034161 gene encoding phosphatidylinositol 4,5-bisphosphate 5-phosphatase A-like isoform X2, producing the protein MEAAVNACPLKKKVNEFMRMCWCFSYYSRRCCSVHSLQGNKGGVSARMSVFGHPVCFLNCHLPAHMRNLEQRMEDFESILQQQQFEGGAATGVLDHDVVFWFGDLNFRIEDYDIHVVKCAIDSNKLPLLWERDQLNMAKSTESILEGFLEGPLKFPPTYKFDVGTHTYDTSAKKRKPAWTDRILWRLRRTGSPVPTHNAALQRGLTSWLGGATKVTQHTYESHMGFTVSDHKPVSAMFSLHFPFRVDMPLVELQANKEWFKVSDATVKFTFVSNYHRSSWDWVAIYKVGFRHHKDYQAYVWAKAEHSGQVSFSEEDFAREDCEYILGFYSHNMNSIVGLSTNIQPVSAPFGQLRDKLGRRQHPRPAGSELPQPESQTH; encoded by the exons ATGGAGGCAGCAGTTAATGCttgtcccttaaaaaaaaaagtcaatgaatTTATGAGGATGTGTTGGTGCTTTTCATACTATTCCAGACGTTGCTGCTCTGTGCACTCCCTGCAGGGTAACAAAGGTGGCGTGAGTGCAAGGATGAGCGTGTTTGGACACCCCGTGTGCTTCCTCAACTGTCATCTACCCGCTCACATGAGGAACCTGGAGCAGAGGATGGAGGACTTTGAGAGCatcctgcagcagcagcagtttgAAGGCGGGGCTGCCACCGGCGTGCTGGATCACGA cGTCGTGTTTTGGTTCGGCGATTTAAATTTCCGAATTGAGGACTATGACATCCATGTGGTGAAGTGTGCGATTGACAGCAATAAGCTTCCTCTACTGTGGGAGCGAGATCAG CTCAACATGGCTAAAAGCACAGAATCCATCCTGGAAGGCTTCTTGGAGGGTCCACTGAAATTCCCGCCTACATATAAGTTTGATGTGGGCACACACACCTATGACACAAG CGCTAAAAAGAGGAAGCCTGCGTGGACCGATCGTATCCTCTGGCGCCTCCGCCGCACCGGCTCCCCCGTTCCTACCCACAATGCAGCACTTCAGAGGGGTCTGACCTCCTGGCTGGGTGGTGCCACCAAAGTGACGCAGCACACTTATGAGAGCCACATGGGATTCACCGTCAGTGATCACAAGCCTGTGTCGGCCATGTTTTCCCTGCAT TTCCCATTCCGGGTGGACATGCCTCTGGTGGAGTTGCAGGCCAACAAAGAATGGTTCAAAGTCTCCGATGCCACAGTTAAGTTCACATTTGTGTCCAATTATCATCGCAGCTCATGGGACTGGGTAGCAATATACAAG GTTGGATTCAGACACCACAAAGATTACCAAGCGTATGTGTGGGCCAAGGCGGAACATTCAGGGCAG GTGTCTTTTTCAGAGGAGGACTTTGCAAGAGAGGATTGTGAATACATCCTTGGCTTCTACAGTCATAATATGAACAGCATTGTTGGATTGTCAACAAACATCCAG CCCGTCAGCGCACCGTTCGGACAGCTCCGAGATAAGCTCGGAAGACGACAGCACCCTCGTCCTGCTGGCTCCGAACTCCCGCAGCCCGAGTCCCAAACCCATTAA
- the LOC144034161 gene encoding phosphatidylinositol 4,5-bisphosphate 5-phosphatase A-like isoform X4 — protein MTSFLILIPEVCISLFLAKPSGQGNKGGVSARMSVFGHPVCFLNCHLPAHMRNLEQRMEDFESILQQQQFEGGAATGVLDHDVVFWFGDLNFRIEDYDIHVVKCAIDSNKLPLLWERDQLNMAKSTESILEGFLEGPLKFPPTYKFDVGTHTYDTSAKKRKPAWTDRILWRLRRTGSPVPTHNAALQRGLTSWLGGATKVTQHTYESHMGFTVSDHKPVSAMFSLHFPFRVDMPLVELQANKEWFKVSDATVKFTFVSNYHRSSWDWVAIYKVGFRHHKDYQAYVWAKAEHSGQVSFSEEDFAREDCEYILGFYSHNMNSIVGLSTNIQPVSAPFGQLRDKLGRRQHPRPAGSELPQPESQTH, from the exons ATGACATCCTTTCTTATTCTTATTCCTGAAGTctgcatttctctttttttggcaAAACCGTCTGGTCAG GGTAACAAAGGTGGCGTGAGTGCAAGGATGAGCGTGTTTGGACACCCCGTGTGCTTCCTCAACTGTCATCTACCCGCTCACATGAGGAACCTGGAGCAGAGGATGGAGGACTTTGAGAGCatcctgcagcagcagcagtttgAAGGCGGGGCTGCCACCGGCGTGCTGGATCACGA cGTCGTGTTTTGGTTCGGCGATTTAAATTTCCGAATTGAGGACTATGACATCCATGTGGTGAAGTGTGCGATTGACAGCAATAAGCTTCCTCTACTGTGGGAGCGAGATCAG CTCAACATGGCTAAAAGCACAGAATCCATCCTGGAAGGCTTCTTGGAGGGTCCACTGAAATTCCCGCCTACATATAAGTTTGATGTGGGCACACACACCTATGACACAAG CGCTAAAAAGAGGAAGCCTGCGTGGACCGATCGTATCCTCTGGCGCCTCCGCCGCACCGGCTCCCCCGTTCCTACCCACAATGCAGCACTTCAGAGGGGTCTGACCTCCTGGCTGGGTGGTGCCACCAAAGTGACGCAGCACACTTATGAGAGCCACATGGGATTCACCGTCAGTGATCACAAGCCTGTGTCGGCCATGTTTTCCCTGCAT TTCCCATTCCGGGTGGACATGCCTCTGGTGGAGTTGCAGGCCAACAAAGAATGGTTCAAAGTCTCCGATGCCACAGTTAAGTTCACATTTGTGTCCAATTATCATCGCAGCTCATGGGACTGGGTAGCAATATACAAG GTTGGATTCAGACACCACAAAGATTACCAAGCGTATGTGTGGGCCAAGGCGGAACATTCAGGGCAG GTGTCTTTTTCAGAGGAGGACTTTGCAAGAGAGGATTGTGAATACATCCTTGGCTTCTACAGTCATAATATGAACAGCATTGTTGGATTGTCAACAAACATCCAG CCCGTCAGCGCACCGTTCGGACAGCTCCGAGATAAGCTCGGAAGACGACAGCACCCTCGTCCTGCTGGCTCCGAACTCCCGCAGCCCGAGTCCCAAACCCATTAA
- the LOC144034161 gene encoding phosphatidylinositol 4,5-bisphosphate 5-phosphatase A-like isoform X3 has product MQGVLLLVFSKFIHLPFLRGVQTQSTRTGLGGCWGNKGGVSARMSVFGHPVCFLNCHLPAHMRNLEQRMEDFESILQQQQFEGGAATGVLDHDVVFWFGDLNFRIEDYDIHVVKCAIDSNKLPLLWERDQLNMAKSTESILEGFLEGPLKFPPTYKFDVGTHTYDTSAKKRKPAWTDRILWRLRRTGSPVPTHNAALQRGLTSWLGGATKVTQHTYESHMGFTVSDHKPVSAMFSLHFPFRVDMPLVELQANKEWFKVSDATVKFTFVSNYHRSSWDWVAIYKVGFRHHKDYQAYVWAKAEHSGQVSFSEEDFAREDCEYILGFYSHNMNSIVGLSTNIQPVSAPFGQLRDKLGRRQHPRPAGSELPQPESQTH; this is encoded by the exons ATGCAGGGCGTGCTGCTGCTAGTCTTCTCCAAATTCATCCATCTTCCGTTCCTCCGAGGCGTGCAGACGCAGAGCACTCGTACAGGACTCGGCGGATGTTGG GGTAACAAAGGTGGCGTGAGTGCAAGGATGAGCGTGTTTGGACACCCCGTGTGCTTCCTCAACTGTCATCTACCCGCTCACATGAGGAACCTGGAGCAGAGGATGGAGGACTTTGAGAGCatcctgcagcagcagcagtttgAAGGCGGGGCTGCCACCGGCGTGCTGGATCACGA cGTCGTGTTTTGGTTCGGCGATTTAAATTTCCGAATTGAGGACTATGACATCCATGTGGTGAAGTGTGCGATTGACAGCAATAAGCTTCCTCTACTGTGGGAGCGAGATCAG CTCAACATGGCTAAAAGCACAGAATCCATCCTGGAAGGCTTCTTGGAGGGTCCACTGAAATTCCCGCCTACATATAAGTTTGATGTGGGCACACACACCTATGACACAAG CGCTAAAAAGAGGAAGCCTGCGTGGACCGATCGTATCCTCTGGCGCCTCCGCCGCACCGGCTCCCCCGTTCCTACCCACAATGCAGCACTTCAGAGGGGTCTGACCTCCTGGCTGGGTGGTGCCACCAAAGTGACGCAGCACACTTATGAGAGCCACATGGGATTCACCGTCAGTGATCACAAGCCTGTGTCGGCCATGTTTTCCCTGCAT TTCCCATTCCGGGTGGACATGCCTCTGGTGGAGTTGCAGGCCAACAAAGAATGGTTCAAAGTCTCCGATGCCACAGTTAAGTTCACATTTGTGTCCAATTATCATCGCAGCTCATGGGACTGGGTAGCAATATACAAG GTTGGATTCAGACACCACAAAGATTACCAAGCGTATGTGTGGGCCAAGGCGGAACATTCAGGGCAG GTGTCTTTTTCAGAGGAGGACTTTGCAAGAGAGGATTGTGAATACATCCTTGGCTTCTACAGTCATAATATGAACAGCATTGTTGGATTGTCAACAAACATCCAG CCCGTCAGCGCACCGTTCGGACAGCTCCGAGATAAGCTCGGAAGACGACAGCACCCTCGTCCTGCTGGCTCCGAACTCCCGCAGCCCGAGTCCCAAACCCATTAA